tTGAGatttttctaactagctactttgcttgttgcaaatcgaTATTGTTTTCATCATAAGGAGCTTGTTTATCAACTAACTCATGTGTCTGTACTGATGCTATTAACATTTTAAATGTGATGTTGAGTGAAGGCAACAATTAAATTCTCTTAGTATGATGTCTTCTGAATGAATTTATTCCACTATTGCATTGTCAATATCATTGTTACCAGAATCATGgttttttgatttggtttttaCTTGGGTAATATAGCTAAGTAAGGACTCATTGATTTGGAGTGAAATAAACTGCAATATACTCCACttgtcaaatttttttttgtgcacTGAAATAGGACATTGGTGAGTTATTTTCACTCATGCAAGTTAATTTGTTGTCatttgtatacaatatatttcatGCAGGTTATATTCCTCAATATACTATAGAATTACCCATTTTTTACTTGTTGTCATCTAAAATACATTCCTAGTGTATTGAGATAGTTCTTCCAAGTATATGCTGTTGTAGTTGATGAAGTTGTGATGTTGAGTGCTGAGGATGGTGAAATATCATTTATCACCATTATATGATATctgttaatatttcttatttgcaGTTTAATGTTGTAGTCCCACTAGAAATTGTTCAttgaaaacaaaactgtaatTGTAAGAGGTCTTTTATTTTTGGAAGCCTTCTTCATCTGAATAACCAAATTCCTTTCATAAATCTGGTTATCCTGTTAAGCAGAGCTGATCATGTAATGTAGTAAACATGTAAATTGTGTGAAGCATGCAACATTACCACATGAATGTTATATTCTATAATGCCATTAATTTTATTTGGTGCCATGAGCTTACATTGTAATTTGATATCAGTGAGTTCATAATAAGTGTAATTGTTACGTCAACTTCTTTtgttaaataaagatatatttgggaaatgacttttatctttttatcaactAAAATTGTGTAAACTTGAACTTTGTATATGATTTATTTGCTTATCtattatacttaaaaaaaaaatctttaNNNNNNNNNNNNNNNNNNNNNNNNNNNNNNNNNNNNNNNNNNNNNNNNNNNNNNNNNNNNNNNNNNNNNNNNNNNNNNNNNNNNNNNNNNNNNNNNNNNNagtgggtgtaaccagcccatttatgaatacccctcattcattggacaatacacctcgcttgtgaagacctattgaggcaagtgaaatcaaaatcgctgacgtggccaatgacagtaccacctgattggcactcgtgccagtggaatgttgaAAGCACTTCCgaatgtgatcattgccagggccacagattggctcccgtgccggtgacacatgaaaagcaccatttgaacatgattGTTGGCAGtgtcgccttaccggcacatgtgctggtggcatgtgaaaaacaacattcaagcatggttgttgccagtgccgccgactggctcccgtgcaggtagcatgtaaaaacaccttttgagcgtggtcgttgccagaattgtctgactggccctcgtgccagtggcatgtaaaagcacccactacactctcggattggttggcgttaagaacagcatccaactgtagaaactttgccagatcagattgagcctggtgcagcctctggctcaccagtcctcagtcaaactgtccaagccatgccagcatggaaagcagacgttaaacgattatgatgatgaggattcaaTCACTAAAGATATCTAGGATACAACTAAAGACTCAGATAAAACCCTCAAACTTGCTACAACTGTTAAGCCTACCTTACAGGTTGATGTTTATAGTGGTTACATATAAGACTGATAAAACTGCATTCACAAAGTCAAAGCTTTTTTTCTTGAGAGCAAAAAGTATTTTACTTTTGAGCAGTTGCTGACCCTCAGTGATATACAAGCATCTTTAAGCAGTTGTTAGGTATATGTTATGCACAGGTGTAACCTTCTGTTAGAGTATGGTTGTATACTTTGGACTtcgccttttacttgtttcagtcattggactgcagctaggCTGCGGcacttccttgaagaattttagttgaatgaatcaaccccagtaattactTTCTAAGTGTTTATTCTATTAGTcatttttgtcgaactgctaagttacagggatgtaaacacaccaacattggttgtcaagtggtagtgaggatacacacacacaacatttgttTCGGTTTCtatctacgaaatccattcacaaggctttggtcaacctgaagctataatggaagacacttactTGTCtacggtgccacacagtgagactgaacctggaaccatgtggttgggaagcaaatttctttgtGTGAAAAAATTCCtatgtgtaaaaaaaacaacataaattacCATATTTAATGGCATAAAAGACATATGGGCATGTTTAGTGCAACCCTATTTCAACAGCATATATTCAGGAAGAAGTTTTcagtgcattaaagcatgtaatataagGCCCAGCATTGAATATAGGACCTAGCATTGAATATAGGACCCAAGGGGATATTTTTTCTGGAAAGAAAGTGTGTTTTATATGTCACCAAGTaaggtaaatagatatatataaaaaagaccaCTCAGTTAATTGACAAACATTTACCGacctttttgtctcttttatcaCCACTTaaacctttagtatttaaactaacCACATTTGgtccaaatattttatctgttttatatttataccaaccagatctgatctctcaagcctacccaacaatgtcattctaaaaatgcaaCAGTCACAATATTGAActcttaaagctatgagataatgtgtaattaattcaaaacaacttgAAGAAATCAGCATTATATTTAACAGgaaaatttaaatgctaaaaagttaaactATCATACTGTGTACAAcactttatttctgttcttatgaATTTCACTCGTCAAGCACTACTTGAAACACTTCACATAGTTGTTTCTATCTCAGACTAATACTCTCTGCAACTCACTCATTTTCTGTGTTCCCCAACAAACGGAGGGTCAGGTTATCCTTCAACTATGTCATCTTTATCAGAGAGAGCTTGCAAGCTCTTGGGACATCCTTGAGAACCATCCATGAGAACCATCCATTTCTCTCTgtttaaatactgaaaaaaaaagaaaaaccagttttgttctgttttgagttcaaatcatgtcaaAGCCACCTTTCCCTTTTGTTCTTTTGggattattcttttacttttacttgttttagttattagactgtgcctatgctggggcactgcctcaatGGGTTCagtcaaactggtacttattctatcagtctctttttgctgaacaatcaagtaatggggatgtaaacaaaacaacactgtcaagcagtggtgacacacacacaaatacatgatgaggttctttcagtttctgtctaccaggtCCACTCACTGGCTTTCATTGGcccagggctatggtagaagacacttgcccaaggtaccatgcagtgggactgaacccggaaccatgtggttgggaagcaggcttcttttaccatgcagccatgcctaaATAATTATTGGACATATCAAGGAGTTGATTCTATCGATTATACCTTACCCTACATATTTGCGGCCTTGTGTCAATATGAGAAATCAATGTTTGTAAATTATAAAGATTGTAGTTCATGGCAGAGCTTAATGATTTTTTCCAATTGtcaaattttacttctttttgtaataattttcttagtggaaatggaggaagaaaaagaacaatataattattatttaaaaatataaatatgcatttaaaagaaaatgtaaatttatttatcatttttaatgtgTTGTTTTGAAATCGAGTTCCATTGGTGCACattaaaacataatataaaagATGGCTGACTTATTATTGATTAACAAATTAAGAGAAAACAAACTCGTGAGTCATTGCAATTATCAGTCTAACTGATGtgtcataaaaatatttctttcatcttccatAATGATTGAATAAATCTCCTGTGTAGTATTTTAATATGCAtgcaattcttttttgttgtatGCGACATCTCcaactttttaatattatttgatatatttgataaAGTAACTGAAACACATTCTATTAataaatttactatttatataaCCTATCCTGTTTTTTGTAAATAGATATatcacataaaataaaagaaatgaaataagaatgCATGCAAATATTTTATGAAGGGCCACTTGGctaagaagcctgctttgcaaccatgcagttttgggttcagtctcactgtgcatcACTGTGgacatcttctactatagccctggcccaatcaatgcttgtgtgtgtgtgtgactttgtgtttatccccctacCACTGCCTGTTATTTTTTTTAGgtccctgttacttagcagtttagcaaaagatacTGGTACagtaaataccagactttaagatagatactggggttaatttgttcaactaaacttttcaaggtggtgccccagcatggctgtagtgcaatgactaaaacaagtcaaagatatataaatcattaattaaaaaaataatcaaagcCACAGTGTAATAAGTAAAATAAACTCGCTCACATTCACTTGGATTTTCTGTAATTAAACTAGCTTGTCAAATGTCTTTTGTTCATTGTCAAATTGAATTATCATGGCTatattgttaagaagtttgctgtggctgtgtggttagtagcttgcttaccaatcacatggttctgggttcagtcccactgcgtggcaccttgggcaagtgtcttctactatagcctcgggccgaccaaagccttgtgagtggatttggtagacggaaactgaaagaagcccgtcgtatatatatatatatatatatatatatatgggagaatatacgaaaaaacaacaacagacgaggacaggtggtgtaaataacaaaaggatgtattagtatgacgctcgggaatacggaaagtctttgacgtttcgagctacgctcttcaacagaaagaatacggagacaaggagaaaaacacggagaaaaaaaattgaatagtgtccagtcaatggatatatatataNNNNNNNNNNNNNNNNNNNNNNNNNNNNNNNNNNNNNNNNNNNNNNNNNNNNNNNNNNNNNNNNNNNNNNNNNNNNNNNNNNNNNNNNNNNNNNNNNNatgtatgtgtgtttgtgtgtctgtgtttgtccccccaccatcgcttgacaaccgatgctggtgtgtttatgtcctcgtaacttagcggttcggcagaaagagaccgatagaataagtactaggcttacaaaaaataagtcctggggtcgatttgcccgactaaaggcagtgctccagcatggccgcagtcaaatgactgaaacaagtaaaagagtattcagccatgcagttttgggttcagtcttactgcaatgtacctggggcaagtgtcttctactatatcccttaAGTTTAGTTTGGATAATTCTCCTTTGGGGTTTAAATTGGTTATAAAAATTGTAACAACTTCATCCTCTTGGATACATGATAAAGTTTTGAGACTTATTTtaggaaaaacaacagcaaaaataaaaatagcatcCTTGATGTTGGGAAATATGGTACCTTGAAttcatgtaaaactttgtaacgTTAATTTTTATCAATGTATCATGTCTTATTTGTGAGTTAACAACTCTTAAAGAATCGTTGACTCACAATTtacattttttccctttcttccatttatattttagttttaaaaatttccttacatgtttccttttttttcattttcttttccccattttctaacattttcccttcattttctaacattttcccttcattttctaagctgtcacaaaatcatcatttatttatttttgtatttcctgTACTTTTAGGTTTCTCTAGCAGCAAAGAAACAGTTACACATCCAGGTAGGCCTTTTCACACCAGTGACATTGCTTGCTGTCAGCATGGCTTCAGAAACTCAAGAAACTACACCAGCAGGTTAGATATACTTCTCTCATTTATCAAAAAGGAAATTTTATTGttaatacattatttcatagcttgtCAGTATTATTCTTTCATCAACACTATCAGTAATATTAAGACATGAGCTGACAAGAGAGCCCCCACACGTTCActcaacatgttagaaatagcaaccaaattcctctCAAACCACACTCTAGCTTCTTAAAAaatggtgtatctaggactacactggGTAGTGTAGTCCCAGATACTGTTGTCATTTTTGAGTGCAAGAAAAATATGACTTTTGTACCACTGACAATTAGgcatttctgttttgtattttcagCCAGCAGTGAAATTTTAAACttcaaagaaatttttgaaaaagctGACCAACTTCACACAGCTTATGAAACTTGTAAATTATATGATCTTTTGAAACCATATCAGAATTGCGAAGATGATCAGTTGCTGTGGCGTCTATCTCGGGCGGCATATGACAAAGCAAAGAGAGAACACAACAAAGATGCACGGAAAACATTCATGTATGAGTCTTTTGGTTATGCTAAAAGAGCTCTTGCTCTAAATGACAAGAACTATGCATGTCACAaggtaaataaatatcatttatttggAGATAGATTTAAGGGGCAGAAACAGTAGAATGCTAGACTGAATGTTTAACAGTATTCAgttttacaattctatatttataaaatcatcatcatcatcatcatcatcatcatttaacgtccgttttccatgctagcatgggttggacgatttgactgaggactggtgaaaccggatggcaacaccaggctccaatctgatttggcagagtttctacagctggatgcccttcctaacgccaaccactcagagagtgtagtgggtgcttttacgtgtcacccgcacgaaggccagtcaggcggtactggcaatggccacgctcaaaatggtgtattttatgtgccacccgcacaagagccagtccagaggcactggcaacgatcttgctcgaaaatcctacgaaggccagtcaggcggtactggcaagNNNNNNNNNNNNNNNNNNNNNNNNNNNNNNNNatgtgccacccgcacaagagccagtccaggggcactggcaatgatctcgctcgaaaatcctacgaaggccagtcaggcggtactggcaacggccacgctcaaaatggtgtattttatgtgccacccgcacaagagccagtccagaggcactggcaacgatcttgctcgaaaatcctacgaaggccagtcaggcggtactggcaagaggaatttatattatgtatactgtttatattagtcaaactggtgtcctcatcttgattatTACTTTCACTACATTTTGGTTGTTGTATGCTCAGATGTCTTGTGTTGAActtggttgttgtattggaattTTGAATCTAACATTTTATTTGATCCACAGGGGTGCACTGTTCTCATCATTCTGCTCACTGAATTTCGTGACATTTTTTTTgcttcagttgattttttttttgtgaattacctTAGTGCTTTGTTTGagattgaactcataacctcTAGGTGATTGCACTGCATTAGCCAATGCCTTTATCTGCTATGCTATACCTATAGGCATAGTATAGTAGATAAAGCATTAAGGTAATTCATGAAAAATCAACTGATGCAAAAAACGTCATGAAACACAGTGTGGAATGGGTACAGTGTACCCCTGTGGATCAAATAAAGGATTAGGTCTAAAATTCTGATACAACAATTAAGTTTAACAcaagacacttgaagaaggctggagcataCAACAGCCAAAACGTAGTGcaaacaacaatcaagatgaggacaccagcctgacaaatataaacaatacacatAGTGTTCaattttgtctgtctatgttttgagttcaaattcttttgttgttgatttcccctttcattctttcagggtcattaaTATAAAAAGCAGTAGTATTTAGTTAACTATACTCACTttcacaaatttctggccttttgtCATTGTAAGAAATCCTTATTTGGTGTTAAAATAAAAGTCTTGTCTTATATTAATTGTTGAATGTTAACTTATCGTATTGTTACATAAGGCTGTTTATGAAGCAACCTTATGTAACAATATGATAGGCTGATATAGACTTGTTAAAGTAGATggtttcacaaatatatacaaatatatttctttggtcTGTGCCTCCTTTCAAGAATACTTTGTAATTTTACTTTCAGTGGTATGCGATTCTTCTCGATGAAATTGGTCAATATGAAGGTTTGAAAATTCGAATTTCAAATGCTTATTTAATAAAAGAACATCTATTGgtgagtttatttttttaatctattataATCTGATgacatctttttgttttgtttcaaattgAGAAAAATTGAGTTAACTAACATTGCTTTAGTTATTAATGCTGAAGATTAGTtagttgattgttattattgcttgATTGCTTATAATCAATATTGCTCTCCATAGGGTTATAGAAGCCAAAATATTAAGAGTATTTGACAAGTTAAAATAGTTTTTAGACTCTGTGTCATTgaattataatgaaatttttgTATACGGTGCTCagatgcactacaactcatcgGAAAAAAGTAGCTAaaagtgcatgaacagtacatagaaaaATGCACAGAAAAGGAACAGGGAATGAGTGGTTaaaaaagtgtgtttgtgtgtgggagtgGGCATCAGATTTACTGTTGGCAAATTTCAAGAAGCAAGGAAGTCTGGAAGGATGCAGTGTTGTGACAGCGTGGTTgagatattttttcttccttagaTGTGGCTGTCATTGTATTACAGTTTTAGTCTTGTGAGAAAAAATAACATTGTCAACTAACAagacattttttaattatatattgcaTTTGTTGAGTACAGCATTGTAATATCTGTTCTCCATTGTACATATTTACAGCAGGATTGGATTAGGTTATTTGAAATTATGTCATTGCGAGATAGCATAAGATATAAAGTTAAGAtgttaaaatattaacaacatgGTCATGGATTCAGATTTTAATATTGCAACTATTTTCTTGTGCTTCTGAGTATAGCATGTaactttacttgcttcagtttaGTTGGCTGACAAAAAACTAGCTCCTATGTTGCAGTTGAGTGGTTAGCAGTtagaaaggcattcagctgtggTAACCCTTGTCTAATGGGAATATGGAtgtacaaaaacacaacaaaacaaatacaaacaagcaaCACAAACAATTTTACTGAggtatatgaaaaataaactgaTAAGCTGATATGGTAACAGACTTAGCTGACTGTGATTTTTGTCAAAGTAGATTATTTCACAGATTAATTCTAAAAAAATGTCATTGTTATTCATGAGATGAATTTTCAATAAATCTTCATCATcacatcaacttttccatgcttgtatggataagatggaattcattgagccAGGTTTTCTACTACTGGGTaacctttctgtcaccaaccctcacttgtttccaagcaaggtaatatttccttatgaccagacatgttttcattggagactggaaatgaaagacaccacttgtgtgacagtgatgctcatttactgTTATTACAAGATGTCCAGACAAGACGAatcaatcacacatatacatatatgtatgcatacatatgtatatacaaacacacaacaaacttcttccagtttccagcctggggctgtagttgaaaacatttgcccaaaatttgaccatgtggttgggaagcaaatttctaagCCACATAggcatgcctgcacctatatgaaaTCAATTTTGAGTTGATGCGATAAATTTCTCTTGGTATAAAAATGGTATAAAAATTGAGAGACGaatctttaaaatttgaaaataacaatctttttcaatatttatttccagAAAGCTGTTGAATTTAATCCAAATGATGCAACTTGTTGGCATTCGTTAGGTTACTGGTTAGTAGTAATTTCttatattgctattattttcctcataacaattaaaaaattatgtttaatCATCATATTTATAATGGAAAAATACTGTTTATAGcctgtggtggttgttgtttggTCCCAGTTCAGTCGTAACCAAGCACCTTTGATCAAAGGCTCTTCATCCTTATAAATATAGTCAAAGCCTTATTTTTTCTagtttcttttcatcatcatcatcgtttaacgtccgctttccatgctagcatgggttggatgatttgactgaggactggtgaaccagatggctacaccaggctccaatctgatctggcagagtttctacagctggacacccttcctaacgccaaccactccgagagtgtagtgggtgtttttacgtgccaccagcacgaaggccagtcatgcggtactggcaatggccacgctcaaaatggtgtattttacgtgccacatgcacaggagccagtccagcggcactagcaacgatctcgcttgaatgtctttacatgtgccaccgtggaaaacagttttatttaccaatctatcttttggtgaagaatgtcatgtttgaCACTATATTTTGTTAAGAGAcatcaagtttattgaggcatcATCAAGACTTGCAGAAAACTATTCTATGTTTTGGTTgacatttaacatcattactggaatatcTATGAAATGTAATTTCCCAATCAAAGGGTTaataatatatactcatattctttaattaattaatcaagtgattattttatttttaatttctgttgatttttttgATTTCCCAGGTGTTTCATGTTTGCTGATATGCCATGGTATCAACAAAAGGTTGCTAGTGCACTGTTTGCTACTCCACCTACATCAACCTATGAAGAGGTAAGTTGTTGGCTATTTACgcttttcatttgtaatttataaatactttacaaAATCAGTTTACCATATACATATTTGAGTCAGACTGTTTAAATATAGAGAAA
This genomic interval from Octopus bimaculoides isolate UCB-OBI-ISO-001 chromosome 4, ASM119413v2, whole genome shotgun sequence contains the following:
- the LOC106883369 gene encoding regulator of microtubule dynamics protein 1 isoform X1, with the protein product MIACIRHILVASVRYSISRNLHVRLQFLRSLKQVSLAAKKQLHIQVGLFTPVTLLAVSMASETQETTPAASSEILNFKEIFEKADQLHTAYETCKLYDLLKPYQNCEDDQLLWRLSRAAYDKAKREHNKDARKTFMYESFGYAKRALALNDKNYACHKWYAILLDEIGQYEGLKIRISNAYLIKEHLLKAVEFNPNDATCWHSLGYWCFMFADMPWYQQKVASALFATPPTSTYEEAKKYFLKAEEIDPNFYSMNLAMLGKTLVRLNENDDARKYLNKVSSYAIRTVDDKKAHEEAASLLKKIGK
- the LOC106883369 gene encoding regulator of microtubule dynamics protein 1 isoform X3, whose amino-acid sequence is MASETQETTPAASSEILNFKEIFEKADQLHTAYETCKLYDLLKPYQNCEDDQLLWRLSRAAYDKAKREHNKDARKTFMYESFGYAKRALALNDKNYACHKWYAILLDEIGQYEGLKIRISNAYLIKEHLLKAVEFNPNDATCWHSLGYWCFMFADMPWYQQKVASALFATPPTSTYEEAKKYFLKAEEIDPNFYSMNLAMLGKTLVRLNENDDARKYLNKVSSYAIRTVDDKKAHEEAASLLKKIGK
- the LOC106883369 gene encoding regulator of microtubule dynamics protein 1 isoform X2 is translated as MIACIRHILVASVRYSISRNLHVRLQFLRSLKQVSLAAKKQLHIQVGLFTPVTLLAVSMASETQETTPAASSEILNFKEIFEKADQLHTAYETCKLYDLLKPYQNCEDDQLLWRLSRAAYDKAKREHNKDARKTFMYESFGYAKRALALNDKNYACHKWYAILLDEIGQYEGLKIRISNAYLIKEHLLKAVEFNPNDATCWHSLGYWCFMFADMPWYQQKVASALFATPPTSTYEEAKKYFLKAEESTRSAIFEGRRLNKVIDLSI